The Candidatus Omnitrophota bacterium genome has a window encoding:
- a CDS encoding radical SAM protein, producing MKILLVVYDNDSYIHWFPQGLAYVAAILLKNGHEVEIYSQDVHHYPEEHLTGKLDKDKFDVIGVSVVGGYYQYRKLLKISAAINKAKNRPFFIIGGHGPSPEPEFFLKKTKADAAVIGEGEITVIELLDALANRKSLSGIKGIAFRSGDEVQVNERRDPIKDIDTIPFPAYRLFPISYYRLFRMPHVNNSDFVMTVLSSRGCTFQCNFCYRMDKGFRARRNECIVDEISLLKRDFGITYITFGDELLMSSIERTISLCEAFLKAKLNIRWDCNGRLNYAKPEVLKIMKKSGCTFINYGIESMDDLVLKNMKKGLTAELIVKGIEATSKSGISQGFNIIFGNIGENKETLDKGVEFLLKYDNGAQLRTIRPVTPYPGSPLYYHAIKKGLLRDCEDFYENKHVNSDLLAVNFTDMTDDEYYEALYEANKRLLENYCHNREHKMIEEAKDLYFNKNRDFRGFRQS from the coding sequence GTGAAGATCTTATTGGTAGTTTACGATAACGATTCTTATATACACTGGTTTCCGCAAGGGCTTGCTTATGTAGCCGCTATCCTCCTGAAAAACGGACACGAAGTCGAAATATACAGCCAGGACGTGCATCATTACCCCGAAGAGCATCTTACCGGGAAACTGGATAAAGACAAATTTGACGTTATCGGCGTGAGCGTAGTCGGGGGATACTACCAGTACCGAAAACTGCTGAAGATATCCGCCGCCATAAATAAAGCTAAAAACCGGCCATTTTTCATAATCGGGGGGCACGGTCCGTCTCCGGAACCGGAATTTTTCTTAAAAAAGACGAAGGCCGACGCGGCAGTGATCGGGGAAGGCGAAATAACTGTTATTGAGCTCTTGGACGCCCTGGCGAATAGAAAGTCGTTGTCCGGCATCAAGGGAATAGCTTTCAGGTCTGGGGACGAAGTGCAGGTCAATGAGCGAAGAGACCCGATAAAGGACATAGACACCATACCATTCCCCGCGTACCGTTTGTTCCCTATCAGTTATTACCGGCTTTTCAGGATGCCGCATGTCAATAACAGCGATTTCGTCATGACTGTTTTGTCAAGCAGGGGCTGCACTTTTCAATGTAATTTTTGCTACAGAATGGACAAGGGATTCCGCGCCAGGCGCAACGAATGCATAGTTGATGAGATAAGCCTGCTGAAGCGCGATTTCGGCATAACTTACATCACCTTTGGGGATGAGCTATTGATGTCTTCGATCGAAAGGACGATTAGTTTATGCGAAGCGTTCCTGAAGGCAAAATTAAATATCCGCTGGGATTGTAACGGCAGGTTGAACTATGCCAAACCGGAAGTATTAAAAATAATGAAAAAAAGCGGTTGTACATTCATAAACTACGGTATTGAGTCTATGGATGACCTGGTCTTAAAGAATATGAAAAAAGGATTGACTGCCGAGCTTATTGTAAAAGGCATCGAGGCTACCTCAAAATCCGGGATATCCCAGGGTTTCAACATAATATTCGGCAATATCGGCGAAAATAAGGAAACATTGGATAAAGGGGTTGAATTTTTATTGAAATATGATAATGGCGCTCAATTGCGCACGATCCGTCCGGTTACGCCGTATCCCGGGTCCCCGCTGTATTACCACGCGATCAAAAAGGGATTGCTTAGGGATTGTGAAGATTTTTATGAAAACAAACACGTAAATTCCGACTTGTTGGCGGTTAACTTCACCGATATGACCGACGACGAATATTACGAAGCGCTATATGAAGCGAATAAACGCTTGCTGGAAAATTATTGTCATAATAGA
- a CDS encoding N-acetyl sugar amidotransferase yields MVEKKDVLKRYSLPAEVKFCKKCTISNQRPRITFNADSICSACQFAEYKKQHFDWKERENELLKLLKRFKRKDGGYEVLVPSSGGKDSARIAHELKHKYGMNVLTVTWAPHLYTDIGFKNLQSMVHVGGVDNILGTPNGIIHRKLTKLSFEILGDPFQPFIYGQVNFPLQIAVKHQIPLIMYGENGEVEYGGDMKNAFKPTRDYKGDQKKHYFSGLGPEDLISLGIEEKDLVPYMTPPHKELDALGAEIHFYGYYHKWIPQENFYYCVENTGFTPNPVRNEGTYSKYASLDDKIDGYHYYLAFIKFGIGRATSDSAHEIRDEHLTREEGVELVKKFDGEFPQRYFDIFLKYCDISEKHFWEVIDSWRSPHIWEKTGGEWKLKHAVWMDEK; encoded by the coding sequence ATGGTTGAGAAGAAGGATGTCCTAAAACGGTATAGTCTGCCCGCGGAAGTTAAATTCTGCAAGAAATGCACGATCTCTAACCAAAGGCCGCGGATCACTTTCAACGCTGATAGTATCTGTTCCGCCTGCCAGTTTGCAGAATACAAAAAACAGCACTTTGACTGGAAAGAGCGGGAAAATGAGCTGTTGAAGCTATTGAAGAGATTCAAAAGAAAAGACGGCGGATATGAGGTCCTGGTCCCTTCCAGCGGAGGCAAAGACAGCGCGCGGATCGCGCACGAGCTAAAACACAAATACGGGATGAATGTGTTGACGGTTACCTGGGCGCCGCATCTTTACACGGATATCGGCTTCAAGAATTTACAGTCTATGGTACATGTCGGAGGGGTGGATAATATTTTAGGCACTCCTAACGGGATAATACACCGGAAACTGACTAAATTATCATTTGAGATACTAGGTGACCCGTTTCAGCCATTTATCTATGGCCAGGTTAACTTTCCTTTACAGATCGCGGTAAAACATCAAATCCCCCTCATAATGTACGGCGAAAACGGGGAGGTGGAGTACGGCGGGGATATGAAAAACGCTTTTAAACCTACCAGGGATTACAAAGGCGACCAGAAGAAACATTATTTCTCAGGCCTTGGCCCTGAGGACCTGATAAGCCTGGGCATAGAGGAAAAAGACCTGGTGCCGTATATGACTCCGCCGCATAAAGAGTTAGACGCGTTAGGCGCGGAAATCCACTTCTACGGCTATTATCATAAGTGGATACCGCAGGAGAATTTTTATTATTGCGTGGAAAACACCGGTTTTACCCCTAATCCCGTAAGGAATGAGGGGACTTATTCCAAATACGCTTCTCTCGATGACAAGATAGACGGGTACCATTATTACCTTGCGTTTATCAAATTCGGGATCGGCAGGGCGACGTCAGATTCTGCGCATGAGATCCGCGATGAACACCTCACAAGGGAAGAGGGGGTAGAACTTGTAAAGAAATTTGACGGGGAATTTCCCCAGAGATACTTTGATATTTTCTTAAAGTACTGCGATATCAGCGAGAAGCATTTTTGGGAGGTGATCGATAGCTGGCGATCCCCGCATATTTGGGAAAAAACTGGCGGCGAATGGAAATTAAAGCACGCAGTTTGGATGGATGAGAAGTAA
- a CDS encoding imidazole glycerol phosphate synthase cyclase subunit, which yields MKYTRIIPRLDIKGPNLVKGIHLEGLRVLGKPEKFARYYYENGADELLYMDVVASLYNRNSIHAIIEKTARDIFIPLTVGGGLRTLDDIRDVLRVGADKVALNTAALKNPKIISEASRRFGSSTIVVAIEAIKQPDGSYLAYTDNGREYTGVEVLGWAKQAEQLGAGEIMLTSVDREGTGRGFDIELTRMVADAVLIPVIAHGGAGRTEHICEVLSKTGASAVAISSILHYDFIKRFEVESADYEEGNLDFIKSGNVSKMIQPAGLAEIKDSLTLNNLNCRQVLL from the coding sequence TTGAAATATACACGCATCATCCCCAGATTGGATATTAAAGGCCCTAACCTCGTAAAGGGTATTCATCTGGAGGGGCTGCGCGTTCTCGGGAAACCCGAGAAGTTTGCGCGGTATTATTACGAGAACGGAGCGGATGAACTGCTCTATATGGACGTGGTCGCGAGCCTGTATAACCGTAACAGCATCCACGCGATAATCGAGAAAACCGCGCGGGATATCTTCATACCCTTAACCGTAGGAGGCGGATTAAGGACGTTGGATGATATCCGCGATGTTTTGCGCGTTGGCGCGGATAAGGTTGCTTTGAATACCGCGGCTTTAAAAAATCCGAAGATCATCAGCGAAGCGTCGAGAAGATTCGGGTCATCGACGATCGTGGTCGCTATTGAAGCGATAAAACAGCCGGACGGGAGCTATTTAGCGTATACCGATAACGGCAGAGAATATACAGGCGTAGAAGTGCTGGGATGGGCCAAACAGGCCGAGCAATTAGGGGCAGGAGAGATCATGTTGACTTCGGTAGACAGGGAGGGTACCGGCCGGGGGTTTGACATTGAATTGACCAGGATGGTAGCTGACGCGGTCTTGATCCCTGTAATCGCGCACGGGGGAGCGGGGAGAACGGAGCATATATGCGAAGTTCTCTCGAAAACAGGAGCGAGCGCGGTCGCTATTTCTTCCATTCTGCATTACGATTTTATCAAAAGATTCGAAGTAGAATCCGCTGACTATGAGGAAGGGAATCTTGATTTTATTAAAAGCGGGAATGTATCTAAGATGATCCAGCCGGCTGGTTTGGCAGAAATCAAGGATTCGCTCACTTTAAATAACCTGAATTGCCGCCAGGTCTTACTATGA
- a CDS encoding acylneuraminate cytidylyltransferase family protein, whose product MYKNKKILALIPARGGSKGLPGKNIKMLSGKPLIAWSIEQALASRYIDKVVVSTELEEIASVARKYGAEVPFMRPKDLAASSAIIVDVLIHALNSLERKGRKFDFIMLLQPTSPLRNSEDIDAAIRLLFRKNAQSVVSICPTECHPYWINRMSSDGLMGNFIAKNVRNKNRQKLPVYYRVNGALYLASVVFLKKSRDVYGKPTYPYIMPLERSVDIDTPLDFELAELLMSKRKELIR is encoded by the coding sequence ATGTACAAAAACAAGAAGATCCTGGCGTTAATTCCGGCCCGCGGGGGAAGCAAGGGTTTGCCGGGGAAAAATATCAAGATGCTGTCAGGGAAACCTTTGATCGCCTGGTCGATAGAGCAGGCATTGGCGAGCCGGTATATCGATAAAGTAGTCGTAAGCACGGAATTAGAGGAGATTGCTTCCGTCGCAAGAAAGTATGGAGCTGAGGTGCCGTTTATGAGGCCGAAAGACCTCGCGGCATCTTCGGCTATAATCGTCGACGTATTGATCCATGCGCTGAATTCCCTGGAAAGAAAAGGGCGCAAATTCGACTTTATCATGCTTTTGCAGCCGACATCCCCATTAAGAAATTCAGAGGATATAGACGCGGCAATAAGGCTTTTGTTCCGGAAGAATGCCCAGTCCGTCGTTTCTATCTGTCCGACTGAGTGTCATCCTTATTGGATAAACCGGATGTCAAGTGACGGGTTGATGGGCAACTTTATAGCAAAAAATGTCCGTAATAAAAACAGGCAGAAACTTCCGGTTTATTACCGTGTAAACGGCGCCCTTTATCTCGCCTCCGTTGTGTTTTTGAAGAAGAGCAGGGATGTTTACGGAAAGCCTACGTATCCCTATATTATGCCCCTGGAAAGGTCAGTAGATATAGATACTCCTCTGGATTTTGAGCTGGCAGAATTGCTGATGAGCAAACGCAAAGAGCTAATACGTTGA
- a CDS encoding PIG-L deacetylase family protein — protein sequence MNILVVSPHPDDETLGCGGTLLKHLAGKDKVFWLILTNVSEAGGYPKNRVVSRQREISAVAKKYGFSKVIKLDFPTTGLDTMARSKLVKAVHGAILALSPAWVYAPYRYDAHSDHQVAFEAVQSAVKSFRAPSVKKILMYEVLSETEFQLPLKGKGFLPNSFSDISGQLKKKIGIMRIYKGEMKRHPFPRSEKNIEALALFRGASAGVKYAEAFMILKEIW from the coding sequence ATGAACATTTTAGTGGTATCTCCCCATCCCGATGACGAAACTTTAGGCTGCGGCGGGACGCTTTTAAAACATCTTGCCGGGAAAGACAAGGTATTTTGGCTGATTTTGACTAATGTTTCCGAGGCAGGCGGTTACCCGAAAAACAGGGTGGTTTCCCGGCAGCGCGAGATTTCCGCTGTTGCTAAGAAATACGGTTTTTCAAAGGTGATAAAACTTGATTTCCCGACTACCGGGCTTGATACGATGGCGCGTTCCAAGCTGGTAAAAGCGGTGCATGGCGCAATTCTGGCCCTTTCCCCGGCCTGGGTTTACGCTCCGTACCGCTACGATGCGCATTCCGACCATCAGGTCGCTTTTGAGGCCGTGCAAAGCGCGGTGAAATCATTCCGAGCGCCTTCGGTAAAAAAGATCCTGATGTATGAAGTGCTTTCCGAGACCGAATTCCAGCTTCCTTTAAAAGGGAAAGGTTTCCTTCCGAACAGTTTTTCGGACATCTCCGGGCAGCTTAAGAAAAAAATCGGGATCATGCGTATTTACAAAGGCGAAATGAAAAGGCACCCTTTCCCGAGGAGCGAAAAGAATATCGAGGCTTTGGCTCTGTTCCGTGGCGCTTCTGCGGGAGTTAAATACGCAGAGGCGTTTATGATATTAAAGGAAATCTGGTAG